In one window of Henckelia pumila isolate YLH828 chromosome 1, ASM3356847v2, whole genome shotgun sequence DNA:
- the LOC140876043 gene encoding PX domain-containing protein EREL1 gives MQRQSPPKHRHDGTSPLPLGMDWSPPPRLWAGRETIWPHDPRSGWSYCVTIPSWVVLAKSKDSDPTVFYRVQVGIQSPEGLTTTRTVLRRFNNFLKLHAALKRAFPRKNIPPTPPKGLLTMRTRAMLEGRRSSLEEWMSKLLSDLDFSRSIAVASFLELEAAARSSFQVEGQGSPKSHNSTNTIFSSFQTHPNSSTSALAGSSSLTSEYGSDTAYETSEIGTPSLGRDNNSEAGTEDLLLDEDLTSPIDKFVKYGMSNIDEGLSMGQAILEHLEGFPKHKLHAREIHNQALNNLSNGSSSKVPQHTEDSMKLLTEQDNGTVAHHVRKISNESIESDMFSQRNSELSNLAFSEINGYGNVDFRSGPEILKRAGTSGASDFQLPDDVQLMIPLDQRQKLNRVLTTMQRRLVTAKTDMEDLISRLNQEISVKDYLSTKVKDLEAELEATRQKGKENLEQALLIERERVTQMQWDMEELRRTSMEMELKLKSLGSGRLDTESTKSPRNQQKNLLQQELDSSKLQYEDLLKQHQQLEVKSKSDIKVLVKEVKSLRSSQAGLKQQLDQLLTEKLKAEELLREETESYEQVRIYWRRLLYKCQMLYSQLKECKIHYLTGEKGDDVHIDISAMVNPSDIVATSDNQIDLLITEVQQLAEDCDHPASASDTSKDLDNDLISVDEELKKMFRIILVENGVLRKEVNSLILYALRMNKLLVNPSDKIVRT, from the exons ATGCAGAGGCAAAGTCCACCGAAGCACCGACACGATGGAACTTCGCCTTTGCCTTTGGGTATGGATTGGAGTCCTCCTCCTCGTCTTTGG GCTGGAAGAGAAACGATTTGGCCTCATGATCCTCGTTCAGGGTGGAGTTACTGTGTTACAATACCATCATGGGTTGTACTGGCAAAGTCGAAAGATTCAGACCCCACAGTG TTTTACAGGGTACAAGTTGGTATACAATCACCAGAAGGACTTACGACTACAAGAACCGTGTTGAGAAGATTCAATAATTTCTTGAAGCTGCATGCTGCT CTTAAAAGAGCCTTCCCTCGGAAAAATATTCCACCTACTCCGCCGAAGGGACTCTTGACGATGAGAACTAGAGCAATGTTGGAAGGG AGAAGGAGTTCTTTAGAAGAATGGATGTCAAAGTTGTTATCGGACCTTGACTTTTCAAGGAGCATTGCAGTTGCATCCTTCCTTGAACTGGAAGCTGCTGCTCGGTCAT CATTCCAAGTTGAAGGCCAGGGGAGCCCAAAGTCACACAATTCCACAAATACCATCTTCTCTTCATTTCAAACTCATCCAAATTCAAGTACTTCTGCTTTAGCTGGCAGTTCATCACTGACATCAGAATATGGTAGTGACACAGCTTATGAGACATCTGAAATTGGTACGCCAAGCCTAGGAAGGGATAACAACTCTGAAGCTGGGACAGAAGATCTGTTGTTAGATGAGGACTTAACAAGTCCAATAGATAAGTTTGTCAAGTATGGCATGTCAAACATTGACGAGGGTTTGTCTATGGGGCAGGCTATTCTAGAGCATCTTGAAGGCTTTCCTAAACACAAACTGCATGCTAGGGAGATTCATAATCAGGCACTTAACAACTTGAGTAACGGAAGTTCTTCCAAAGTCCCTCAGCATACAGAGGATTCGATGAAACTTCTAACAGAGCAAGATAATGGCACAGTAGCTCACCATGTGAGGAAGATCTCGAATGAGAGCATTGAAAGTGACATGTTTTCGCAAAGAAACAGTGAATTGTCGAATCTAGCATTTTCTGAGATAAATGGTTATGGAAATGTTGATTTCAGAAGTGGTCCCGAGATCTTGAAAAGAGCCGGAACCTCTGGAGCTTCAGATTTTCAACTCCCAGATGATGTACAGCTGATGATTCCGTTGGATCAGCGCCAGAAATTGAATAGAGTACTTACAACAATGCAGAGGAGGCTGGTGACAGCGAAAACTGATATGGAGGATCTTATATCAAGGTTGAATCAAGAAATTTCTGTTAAGGATTATCTTTCAACAAAG GTGAAAGATTTGGAAGCAGAGCTTGAAGCTACTAGACAAAAAGGCAAAGAGAACCTTGAACAAGCTTTACTAATTGAAAGGGAAAGAGTCACTCAAATGCAGTGGGATATGGAAGAACTTAGGCGAACTTCGATGGAAATGGAACTGAAGTTGAAATCTCTAGGG TCCGGAAGACTAGATACAGAGTCTACCAAATCGCCTAGGAATCAGCAAAAAAATTTGCTGCAGCAGGAGTTGGACTCATCTAAGCTGCAGTATGAGGACTTGCTGAAGCAACATCAACAACTGGAAGTGAAATCTAAGTCTGATATCAAAGTTCTTGTAAAAGAAGTTAAATCTCTCAGAAGTTCTCAGGCAGGACTAAAGCAGCAACTAGATCAATTACTAACAGAAAAACTGAAGGCAGAG GAGCTTCTCCGTGAAGAAACAGAGAGCTATGAACAAGTAAGAATCTATTGGCGGAGGCTGCTATACAAGTGTCAGATGCTTTACAGCCAGCTTAAGGAATGCAAGATTCATTATTTGACTGGTGAAAAAGGAGATGATGTTCACATAGATATTTCCGCAATGGTGAACCCGTCAGATATTGTAGCCACTTCTGATAATCAAATTGACCTTCTCATCACAGAG GTTCAACAATTAGCTGAAGACTGTGATCATCCAGCTTCTGCCTCCGATACAAGCAAGGATTTGGACAATGACCTGATATCAGTAGATGAGGAGCTGAAAAAGATGTTTAGGATTATCTTAGTTGAAAATGGTGTATTGCGAAAGGAGGTCAATTCTCTTATTCTTTATGCTCTTAGAATGAACAAATTGCTCGTGAATCCTTCGGATAAAATTGTACGTACATAG
- the LOC140876046 gene encoding adenine phosphoribosyltransferase 5-like, with protein sequence MFAAENGLKGDPRLQAISQAIRVIPHFPKPGIMFQDITTLLLNHKVFKDTVDIFVDRYKDMGISVVAGIEARGFMFGPSVALAIGAKFVPLRKPGKLPGKVISEAYELEYGKDCLEMHVGAVEKGEKAVVIDDLVATGGTLSAAIKLIERMEAEVVECACVIGLPEVKGQSRLSGRPLYILVEPRELDN encoded by the exons ATGTTTGCAGCAGAAAATGGATTGAAAGGGGATCCGAGGCTTCAGGCTATATCCCAAGCAATTAGAGTGATACCCCATTTCCCAAAACCAG GAATAATGTTTCAAGATATAACCACTCTGCTTCTGAATCACAAAGTGTTTAAAGACACAGTTGACATTTTTGTAGATAGATACAAAGACATGGGCATCTCTGTTGTTGCAG GGATTGAAGCTAGAGGGTTCATGTTTGGTCCATCCGTTGCCTTAGCCATTGGTGCAAAATTTGTTCCCTTGCGTAAACCCGGAAAGTTGCCAG GGAAAGTAATCAGTGAAGCTTATGAGCTGGAGTATGGCAAAGATTGCCTAGAGATGCATGTGGGTGCTGTGGAGAAGGGAGAGAAGGCCGTGGTGATCGATGATTTGGTAGCCACCGGAGGAACCTTATCTGCTGCTATTAAACTTATAG AACGCATGGAGGCAGAGGTCGTTGAGTGCGCCTGTGTCATCGGATTGCCTGAGGTCAAG GGACAAAGCCGGTTGAGTGGAAGACCCCTTTACATACTAGTGGAGCCACGTGAATTAGACAATTGA